The genome window CTTGGCTTTTTGCGTTTCCTTATATAAAGAATTGGATCTATTATTATTTGGAATGGCTAAAAGTTGAAGGTATCAATAAAATTAATCGAGCTAAGCTGAAAATAAAACATGGCTCTTTCACACTTGAAGAGATTGAAAATGAATGGAGATCAAAAATGCATACTCTGAGTGAAAAGTATAATATGATTCATAACGATACAATAATTGGATTAAAACAAAGGCTTAAAATAACTGGTGACGTTGAAATAATGAGAGTCGGAGTCGATTTAAGAGTAGGAGATTGGATAATCGGCGACGTAAATGGTTCTGCATCTATTGCTATTGTTTCAAATTTTCCAGATTTATCTCAAGAAAAGTCTTATGAGACTTTCAATTTCCCGAGTAAAATCTTCGGCTTAGTTATTGAGAAGTATGAGAATGGATTGGGTGCGGTTCAAAGATCAGGAAAGGTTGGCAATTATTATAAGGATCTTGCTAATCTTTCTGATTCTAATAAAAAAGAAATTTATCTTTCAGTTAACGCGAACGGTAAAGCGGTAAATTTACAGGAAATAGATTCACGAAACGTTTCTGTTCAAATTGGATCTATTGTTGAATCTTTTTTAGAAATAAACCCGCGCGTGGCTCATGCCGAAGTCGGTCGACGTGGATTCTAAGTTATTTTCAACTGCACGAAATTACCAGAAAGGTGCAGTTGATTCATTCCCAGCTTGATCCTTGGGTCGAATCAGATTAGTTTAGAAAGTTTCAATAAACGAAAGTCCGAGCAAAATTCGTAATTCTGTGACAAGCAGATCACTCCTCTTTTGAGAAACCGGGCAGAAGTATGATATATTAGGAGATCTCGAATTTCCTAAAAAAAGAAAATTTGGTCGTAGTCAAATAGAATGAGTTGAAGAGAGGAATCAGACTTTTATTCTATTCGGATATATGACTCAAAAGAAACGGAGTTTGGGTTTTCGAGTCATCAATAGTTCGATTCGATTTTTTGAATTCGGATAAGGATACGATGGAAGAAAAAGTCAGTTTTTTTATTTGGAGCGATTTCGCCGCGTATGTCGGCATATCCTTTTCTACCAAGAGGCACAATCATTTTTATCATCAATTCTGTTTTACATCCGAGAAGTCTTTTCTGCTAAAAGGAAAGAGCGGAGAAAATTTTGAATCAAACGCGGCCCTTATCCCATCGGGTATAAGTCACGAGACGACATTCGGTAATAAAAAGTTTACGATATTGTTAGTGGACCCGCTTGTTTTCGAAATTTCTAATACGATTCTCCATGCATTGAATTCCGGATTCCCCGCAATTGATTTAAGCGAATTATTTTCTTCGGAAGATATAACGTTGATTGAGAATAATTTGAAATCACAGCAAAACGATGCGAGGGAAAATATTATCGGTCTATTGCGATCTAAAGTAGGGACCGATAACGCGAAAACGATCGATTCCAGAATCGAAAAAATCCTGCCTTCTTTGCGCACAGAAATGGACGAACTTTCGTTATCGGAAGTGGCAAATTTCGCACAGTTATCTCCAAGCCGATTTCGACATCTTTTCAAGGAAGAAACGGGAATTTCCTTTTCGAGTTATAAACTCTGGTTGAAAACTCAAAAAGCGGTTCGATTGCTGATTACGAATAAAGATATCATAAATGCCGCACATGCGGGAGGTTTTTTCGATCAGCCGCATTTCAGCAGGATTTTAAAAAGGTCCTTTGGACTGAGTCCTCTGGAAATGAAAAAAAATCCGCATTTCGAATTAAAAATTTTTTCCTAATAGCCCCTATATACAAGAGTTCTTTAACGATTTCGGGTAAATTTCTTTCAGTTTTGGAAGGGGATTGGGAATCGTTAAATGAAAATTAAATATTTATTCATCGGCTTGTTATCTGCCGTATTGCTTTTTGGCGCTTTTTTAGCTGTCAAACTTTATAAACTCAAACAATCGGTTCTGGCGTTCGAGAATAAATGGGAAAAACGCGAAATCATTAAACAGAAACGGATCAGTTTTACGGAAACGTTAACCGTATTACCGCTCGTGAATTGGCATAAAAGCGACTCGGCTCTCAAGTCGGAAATGGGTGTTTCATATCTGATTCAAACGGATCAAGAAACGATTCTTTTCGATCTTGGACAAAACAAAGATCAGGAATCTCCTTCACCTTTGGAATGGAATATGAAACTTTTACGGGTTACGCTTGAAAAAATCGATACGATTTTTCTTTCGCATTCTCATTTCGATCACGTAGGAGGGAGAACTTTCGAACGTTTAGGAAGTTTTTCTTTAGGCAATACGCAAGTTTCGCTAAAGGACAAAAAAATCTATTCTCCCGTGGATTTGAAATATCCTGATGCAGTCGTTACCACAATCCATGGCCCGCAAGAAATCGGAACGGGGATTGCAAGTCTCGGACCTATCTCGCGAGCCTTGTTCATCGGCAATATAGAAGAACAGGCGTTGATCGTGAACGTAAAAGGAAAGGGGTTGGTAATTTTTTCAGGATGTGGACATCAAACATTGTCTAAGATCATTTCACGAACGAAAGAGTCGTTTGATACTCCCATCTACGGGATCATCGGAGATTTACACTATCCTATTCCCGACGGCCGGATGATTTTTATGGGATTGAATCTTCAGAGTATATTCGCTTCCGGAAACGGTCCTCTGGATCAGATCACGGAAGAGGATCTTAACTCGGATATCGAACTTTTGAAAAAAGAAAACATAAAGTTATTCGCTTTAGGCGGTCACGATTCAAGTGACGCGGTGATTTCTAGGATGGAAAAAATATTCGGAGAAAAGTATAAGCGAGTTATGATCGGAAGTATAATCGAAGTCGCAAAATAAACGAAGGGATAAGAATAAACTATGAATTTCAAAATGCCTCAAGAATTCAAAACGGCGTATAAACGAGAACTTGAAAAATACGAAGAGTCTTTATTGGAGAATGACTTTCAACAAGCCTGGCATTATCTGGAGAGAGCGCATATCATCGGGCAGTATCACCCGGTGTCGCACACGGGGATTCACTTTCGCATGTTACTCTTCGGTTTCAAAACGGGGAACGCAAAAGAGATTTTAGGTCAGTCGATCCGAATGAGTGTGGGTTGGATCGGAAGTCTTTTAAATAGAATTCCGGTCGGAAATACCGGAAGTTCTTCCGTTCCGATCTTTTCGCCTATGCCGATTCCTGCGGATTTACGTTTGCTGTTGAAAGACGCGGATATGGAAAGCAGAGGTTTAGCGGGACTAAAGTGATTGATTCCTATTTAAAGAAAGCAAGGGACACGTTTCCGGGACTCGCTTTGATCGCGTTCCTCGGTTTGATTTCGGAAAGTATTACCTCCACCTTGAATTTGGGATTCTCTTCAATGTTGATCGGATTGTCGATCGGTGTATTGATTGGCAATTACGTCGGCATTTCAAAAAAGTTTAAGGCAGGAGTGGACTTTTCGGTGACTTCTTTGATGCGAATGTCCGTAGTTCTGATTGGCTTTCGCATTAGCATAGAGGAATTGATCTCCTTAGGCTTTGCTACCTTTTTGCTGGATGTTCTTGTAGTTTTTTTCTCGTTGGGTTTTTCATATTGGATTTCCATAAAATATTTTAAATTCGATAAGGACTTTTCGTGTCTGCTTGCGATCGGTTCTTCGATCTGCGGAGCGTCGGCCATCGTCGCGGCTTCACCTCTATTAAAAACCGAATCTTTTAAAAGTTCGACGGCGATCAGTGTCGTTACCGTTTGCGGAACGATCAGTATGATTTTGACGCTCGTATTTGCGAACTACGATATATTCGGAGCGTTGAATCATGACGATATTGGCGTTCTGCTCGGTGCATCGATTCAAGAAACGGGTCAAGTCGTAACGGCGGGATATTCGATATCCGTAAACGCAGGTGATAAGGCGGTGATTACGAAATTAGCGAGAATCTTATTGTTGGCTCCCGTACTGATTCTATTGAATTATTATTTTTTGAAGGACGGAAATTCGACGAATCAAGGTTACAAATCGATCAAAATACCGGGATTCGTGATTTTGTTTTTGCTCGTCGTTCTTTCCAGTGCGACCGAAATCGTATCTCACGATGCGAGAACTAAGTTATCGGGACTCGGTACATTTTTATTGTTATGTGGAATGATCGGAGTCGGATTCAATTCCAATTTAATCCGAATTGTTCGTTTGGGGTTTAAGCCGATTTACGCGGGACTTCTCATTTCGGGATTTATGATATCCGTAAGTATCGCGCTTATCTTTCTTTTTAAAACGATTTGAAGAGGAATATGTAATTCTTTCATAATATGATTTTGAATTATCAATATCCTTTTATTTCTCGGCAAAGTAGCGCTATTAATATGCGAGAATCAGAATGAACATACTTACAATTTTTATCTTTACAAACAAAAAGGTAATCTAACTTTTAACTTATGATGGCATTCATACAAAAAATTTCGATGAGCTTTTTGCTTGTTTCGATCATTGTTTTGTCCATCAGTTGTAACTCGATTTGCGAATTTGACGTAACGGATTCTTCCGGTTTTGCATATCGGTTCGACGTAACGCCATGTCACGAAACATCCACACCTAAAAGTGAAACGGATTGTGAGTGGGATTCCGGCAGTCTGAATCTTTCCTATAAAGAGAAGTTTTCGCATTCCTTTGCGACACTTTTTATTCTAAGCTATTATCAATCCTTCATCGATTTCGTATTAAATTCAAACGTTCGAACTGCTTTCCTCACAGGAAGAAGGCAACTTGCGTTCGCTTTTGATTCCGATTCAATTTTTATCATCAATACAATCCGTATTTTGATTTAGTCCACGTTTAAAGTCGTCATTGCTTTAAAACGTGGAGGTTTATCGTGTACTCATTTTTAAAAGAAGGATTTTTTAATCCTTTCCAGATCGTCTTTCTAAACGAATATTTATTATCGATATCGACTTGCTTTTCTTTGATGATTCCTTATCCAGCATTCGGAGCGGAACAGGAGAATTCTTCTAAGATTACGATCAATCGTATTGTCGAACTTGCGGAGAAAAATTCTCCGATGCTTCTTTCCTTAAATTCCGATTTGGAATCTTTGTACTTCCGAAAAAAACAGGAAGAGATGACGCAGAATCCGTTCGTTACCGTCGATTACGGTCAGAGAAAGGCCGCAAACGAATCGGGCTCCGAATATTCTCTTCAAATGGAACAACCCGTTTATTATCCGGGAAGAAAGGAATTAAAAAGACTTTTAGTCGATAACGACTCGCGCATTAAGGAAGTGCAGGTTGCCGAAGCGACAAATTCGGTCCGCCTCAACGCCGTTAAGTTCGCATATCGTTATCTTGTCTCCGACATAAATAGAAGCCATGTAAAAGAAAGACTTCGCCGACTTGCTAAGATCGAAAACTACATCCGATCCAGACCCTTTATAACGCCTCAATCCAAGGCGGACGTTTTTATTCTGGAAAGAAGGATTCTCGCATTAAAGAAACATCTCAACGATTTGGAGTTGGGAGCTTCTAAAAATTTTGAGTCCATGAATTTTTTTCTTAGAATGGATTCTCCGCCCGATCTTTCCCTACAGTTTTTCAAAGAGGGAATTCGGATCGATCCCGCCGTTTTGGAAAAGAAAGCGATCGATCAAAATCCGATGATATTGGCCGCTCGCGGCGAATTGGAAAGAGCAAAGACGGAGTTACGAATCGCAAATTTGGAAAAGTATCCGGATTATTCCGTCGTCGGTCAGGTAGGAGAGGATAAATCGGGCGTTGCCAACCGCTATTTCGATGTCGGTTTAAAATTTCGCGTTCCGCTTTGGGATCAGTATCAAAATAAAGTCGGGGCCGCCGAAAAAAATCTGAACGCTAAGTCCGGCGCTTTGCTTCAGCAGGAAAACATCATACGGATGAATCTTAAACAGGCCGTTTTGGAATACGAAAAATCAGTAACGAATATTAGATTATTCGACTTATCTAAACTAAAAAGAGATCGAAAGAGATTTAAACTTCGCGGATACGGAATTCTCCAGATCGAAAATCCAGATTTTAAGTTATTTAGAATTGGAAAATCAGCTCCACGATACGTATCACTCCATTTTGGAGGCGCAACTGACTCACATGGAATCCTTTCTGAATCTTCTCTACATGACCAACGAAAAAGAAATTATAGGAGTATTAAAAAATGCTGAACAGACTTTTGAATACGGTTCTAAATAATTCGATTCTATCTATCGGAATCGTATTATTTCTTTTTATCTATTCGTTTTTTACGTTAAAGGAAGTTCCGATCGACGCGGTCATGGAAGGAGCGACGAGTCGAATCCGGCCTGTTATTATGACTGCGTTAGTCGCATCGTTCGGATTTTTGCCAATGGCCTTCGGTTCAGGCCTAGGTTCCGAAGTTCAAAAACCATTGGCGACGGTGGTGATCGGAGGAATCATATCGTCCACGATTCTAACATTGGTGATATTGCCGGTCTTTTACTATTGGTTGGAAAAAGAATAAGATGAACGTTATAAACGGTATTGCACTCAAAAAAAAGAACTACGTAAGGATCATAAAATGAATCATAAAAGAAACAATCAAGGTGGTGGTGGATCGGATTCCTGTTGTTCTCCGGGATTGCAATCGGAAATAAAAAACGACCGGAATCCTTCCGAATCGGAGAAGTCCTCCGAAAGTTCATTCCGGATGTTTCTACCTGTAACGGTGTCGTTTGTTCTTTTGATCCTCGGAATTACATTTGACGCTTATTTTTCTGAGAGCTTCTTTCGCGGATGGGTTCGACTCGGTTTTTATTTTTTAGCGTATTTGCCCGTTGGATTTCCGGTGATCAAAGAAGCTTTTGAAAATTTGATTCGAGGAGAAGTTTTCACGGAATTCTTTCTAATGAGCATCGCTACGATTGGAGCGTTCTATTTGGAGGAATATCCAGAAGGTGTCGCGGTTATGTTGTTCTATTCGATCGGAGAGGTTTTTCAGAACCTATCCGTTCAAAGAGCAAAATTGAATATTAAGAATTTATTGGATCAAAGGCCCGATCGGGTATTCGTCGTACAACGAAACGAAACCTTTGAAAAAAAAGCCTCGGACGCCTTGATCGGAGAAATCATTCAGCTGAAGCCAGGTGAAAAATTGGCCTTGGACGGAGAACTTTTATCGGATTCCGCAAACTTTAATACAGCGGCTCTAACTGGTGAAAGTAAACCGGATATGAAACGTAAAGGTCAGATCGTACTTGCGGGAATGATCAATCTTACTTCAGTTATCGAAGTCAAGATAACGACCGCGTATCAGAACAGCAAGCTCTCAAAAATTTTAGCTCTTATGGAAGAGGCAACGACTCAGAAAGCGCCTACCGAAACGTTCATTCGAAAGTTTGCAAAAATTTACACTCCGATCGTGGTGTTTCTTGCGATCGGGATCTGCATCCTTCCGTATTTCGTAACGAATCATTATGTGTTCAATGTTTGGTTTTATAGAGCCTTGATTTTTTTGGTGATTTCTTGTCCGTGCGCGCTCGTAATTTCGATTCCCTTAGGATATTTCGGAGGAATCGGAGCCGCATCCAAAAACGGGATTCTGGTCAAGGGTTCCAATTACTTGGATGTGATGGCGACCGTTCAGAACGTAGTCATGGATAAAACGGGAACCTTAACGGAAGGAATCTTCGAAGTTCAGGAAGCGCGCTTTCAACCTCAATTTGAAAGAAAGAAAATTCTGGATTATCTCAATCTAATCGAAAGTAAGTCCACACATCCAGTAGCTACCGCCATCCATAATTACGCGGGAAACATCGATCGGGATTTGATTCTGGAAAATGTGGAGGAGGTTCCCGGTTTCGGAATGAAAGCGCGCGTGGATGGAAAGGAAGTTTTGATCGGAAATTTCAAATTTCTGAATCGAAACGGAATCGAATATGATATCGATCCGGCGGAATTCGTAAATACCACGATTGCCGTATCCGTTGATGGAAAGTTTGCAGGTTATGTAGTTATTTCCGATAAAATTAAGGAAGATTCCAGGAAAGCCATTGAAGAATTGAATTTTTTGAATATACGAACTATAATATTAAGCGGAGATAAACTTTCAGTAGTGAGGTCCGTCGCCGAATCCATAGGAGTAAGGGAATATTTCGGAGATCTTTTACCCGAAGATAAGGTTGAAAAGGTGAAAGAGTTTAAATCTAAAAACGAATCGGTGGCCTTTGTCGGAGACGGAGTCAACGATGCTCCGGTTGCGGCCGTGAGCGACGCGGGAATTGCGATGGGCGGTCTTGGAAGCGATGCCACTATTGAAGTTGCAGATATCGTAATTCAAGACGATAAGCCGACCAAAATCCCGATGATTATAAAAATCGGGAAAGAGACTCAAAAGATTGTTTGGCAGAACATTTCTCTTACATTCTCAGTAAAATTATTAGTTCTGATTTTAGGAGCCGGAGGAATTGCCACTATGTGGGAGGCCGTTTTTGCAGACGTAGGAGTTTCTTTCTTGGCGATTTTAAACTCCATTCGGATTCAAAGAAAAAAATTTTCTTAAACCCGAATGGAATTGGATACCTAGCTTAACCAATTGCTTCGTATTAAAAGCTGAGTATCTTATCGCTGGATTCTATGATCTCGTATAGATCCGCCAAGTTGGAATAACGACAAGATTCTCCGCCGTTTGTTTCTCTGAGATCTAAACAGGTTCCGCATGCTAAAATTTCTCCGTTTCCGACTCGAAAGGAATCTATCTGTTCTTCGACTTTAAATTTTTCGGACTTCAGTTTAACAACTTCGACTCCTGCGCCTAAAAGAAAGATTCTTACGGAGTCTCCCTTTTTCAACGCGTGATTGCCGATTCGAAATGCGTTATATACCGTTTCCGGTTCCACGGAATAAATGACGATGCCGAGTTTCATAGAAGATTCTCCTTCATATTTTGTTTAAACCCAATGCCACAACCACCACTTCTCGAAGAGAACCTTTCCCCAGTGCCAGAGAAAAGAAGGTGCGCGGAGTTGTACGCCTGGCCCAGTCTCGGAATAAAATTTTCCCTGAGCAAAACCCGCTTTTCCGTCTCCCACTTCCAAAAAACAACTTCCTTCACCTTGAAAAATGCTCTGCGGAGTTCGATGATTCAGTTCATCAGAAATTCTGGATGCAACGACTTCGGCTTGAGCATGTGCGAAGACTCCGGCCTTAGGGAGAGGTTTCCCGGATGGTAAAGGAATTGACGTAACGTCTCCAATTGCGTAAACGTTCGGAAGTGACGTTAGTAAGGTATTTGCATTTACCTTTACCCAACCGATTTCGGAAACAATCGGCGAGTTCTTCAAGAAAGAAGGAGGTGTGTGAGCAGGAACTCCGAGAAGCAACTCAAACTTTAAGGATTCTCCATCGGTAAAGATCAGTTCTTTACTTTGCGAATCTATCCTTCCTACCGTTTTACGATTATGGTATTCAATTCCATTTCGTTTTAACATTTCAACCAGTTGAATACCTGCTTCCGGTCCGCCTGCAGACATCGGCATTTCTTCGGGCGTTACGATTTCCACAGTGATCTTTCTTTTTTGTTTCAGGAACATGGATCGAACGAGTAGGGCTATTTCATAAGGAGCCGCCGGACATTTAAACGGAGTTGAGGAAATCATCACCGTTACCTTATTGAATTGAGAAGAAAGCAGTTGCTCTTTTGCCTTCATCACACCTTCCAAGGAATAAAGGTTGAAAGCGTTCTCCTGAAAGCCTGGAATTTTATCTGGATTTAACTCAGAACCCGGTGATAGTATCAGAAAATCATAATGAATTTCCTTCGAATCCGTTTTTACGATTTTTCGTTCCCAGTTGATAGATTGCACCGATTCGGAAATGAGATTTACTCCCTTAGGGCGGATCTTTTTTTGAAAGTTCTCGGGGGATCGTTTCCCCACTAAGGCCCAAATTAGGGACGGGGCGAACGTATGCACGTCGGAACGATCGATCATTACGATCTCTGCATTGCGGTTCTTTTTTCGCAACTCTCTTGCAACTACAATGCCTCCGACTCCGGCGCCGACAATTACTATGCGTTTCATATCAGTTGTCTCCTTGTTTTGTTAAACGAATTCCTTGATTCAAAAATTCCAGAGGACCGTCTCCGATCCGATATGCATCCAAGCCTTTTTTTCGAAGGATTTCCACGGCTTCTTTCGATAAAACGCAGTATTTTCCTCGGCAATAGGCAATGATCTTTTTGCGTTTGGGAAGTTGGTCGAGTTTGGATTTGAGATCGCCAAGTGGAATGGAGAGCGAACCGGGCACATGTCCTGCGTTATATTCGTTTTCTGGGCGCACATCGACGAGAATGACGTCTTTGGAGAGAACTTGTTTTAGAAAATCTTTATAATCGAGTTCGTTTAATTCTCTCTCTCCGTCAAAGAAAGAATCCATTTCCATCTTGATTTCCGCGTTGAATTCGGCTCCTGCCAATGAAATCGTATTGAAGATTTCAAGCCCCGCTTGTTCGATTCGGTAATAGATATTCCTGCCTTCTTTTCGATCCCGCACAAGTCTGGTTTCCTTTAAAATTTGAAGGTGATGCGAGGTTGCCGCCACGCTCATGCCGATTTCTTTGGATAGAAGTTCTACGTTTTTTTCCGCTTGGATCAAAAGATCCAGTAGCTCGATCCGTTTTGGATCGGAAAGCGCCTTTCCATACTTTGCCAGATTGGAGTAGATGAAGTTCTTGAATTCACGGCCGGTTTTTTCTGGTTTCATATTCCCTCAAATATTCAAATATATATTTGAATATTTGATTGACAATGTCAACACTTTTTATTAAAATGGGGGCATGAAAGTCAGAGATAGCGGAATGCCAGAAGCGGCTTATTGGGATACACTTTTTAACGTTCCTTTGATCCTGGATCGGATGAAGGTTGTCGAAACGGAAGGGGAAATCGTAGAATTCGGTTCCGGTTATGGAACCTTTACGCTTTTTCTCGCCGGAAAAACGCATAATCGAATCTTCGCTTTTGAGATCGAAGGTGAATTGGTGTTGGATCTTCACGAAAAGGCGAGTTTATTTGATTTTGCAAATATCCTTCCCGTTGAACGAGACATCATCGCATCGGGAACGGGTTTAGAGGAGAATTCGGTAGGTTACGTAATGATCTTCAATTTATTACACCATGATGATCCGGTTTCGATTTTAAAAGAAGCTTATCGAATTTTAAAACCCGGAGGAAACGCGGGACTTGTACATTGGAATTACGATTCTTCTACCCCCCGAGGGCCTAAAATGGAGATCCGACCTAAGCCTGAAAGCATTTATACTTGGGCGAAAGAAGCAGGGTTTCAAATCGAATCGACAAATCCGATCGACTTGCCTCCGTATCACTACGGGTTTCTTGCTCAAAAATGAGAGCCTTGTGACCCGCATTCTTAAGAAGAAGATTCTATAGAATGCGGTCTCATTCAAAAAGTTAAGTTCAACCTTAGCTCGCGATGATCTCCGGTTCTTTTGTCGCGGAATCAGCTTGATCTTTCTTCGATATTAAATTTGTTTCTTCGTTCTTTTTGGTCGTTAACTCAAGGAACGTCTTTTCGTATTCTGGATGAACCGTTCCAAATAGATAATCCCATACAGTGGAATAGAGTCCGAAGTTGTAACGGAATGTGCTGTGATGCATATCGTGGTTGGTGTTCGTATTCACGTATTTCAGAATCCGATTCGTTCCCATCCAACTTGGAAAAATTTCGTAACCGCTGTGACCCAATACGTTTCTTACGATTTGAAACGTCATAAAGATCATCAGAGCCAAAGGATGGATCGGGAACAAAAACGCCACGATCGGCATAATCATCGCGTGAACCAACGCTTCCCAAGGACTGAAAGAATACGCGGCCCAAGGGGTAGGGGTAACGGATTCGTGATGAACTTTGTGAACGGTTTTGTAAAACAAACGAGTGTGCATGAGTCGGTGAGTCCAGTAGAAGTAAAAGTCCTGGATCACTAAGATTGCGACCGCACTTAAAATCAGATACGTCCAACCGTGTTCTTCGATACGATCGTAAAATTGGAAGTAACCGTATTTTCTCAATAAGAACACGATCAAGGTGACTCCCGTATATACCGTAACGGATGAAACCGAGTATAGAAATTCTCTTCTATACTGAGACTTGTCGGCGGTTCGTTTTTGGATTTTTCTGGATTGGAACGGATGTTTCCAAACGTAGAAGATGAGAAATCCGACGCTTGCGAAAAGAAGATACCGCAGGAAATCGATTAGGAAAATGGTCGGGGTCATCGGAGCCAAATCCGAAATGTATTGGAAGAGTTGTTGTTGAGCGCACATATTCGATCCTTTTTCCCCGAGTCGGGGTTGATGCGCCTATTAGAACACAAATCGCTTTTGTATTCCGATCGATTCCGGCCAAATTCGAATCGATTCCGGATTCGATCAGGTTTTTAGAGAATGTTTTGCTTTCTAAACTCGGTGGGAGTATTTCCCGCAATCTCTTTGAATGCCCGATTGAACGGTGCGAGTGATCCATAGCCCAAGTCCATTGCGATTCGCAACACGGGGATTTCGTTCTTTGTAGGATCGGCGAGGATTGTTTGGGCTTCTTGAATTCTGAAATGATTTAGGAATTCGTTAAAATTTCTGTATCCGAGTCCCTGATTGATGAGCTTTCGAATTTTCTTTTCGGGAACGTTCAGCTTTTGGGCAAGAATCAAAATCGTAAGATTCTCGGTTAAAAAGATTTTTTCTGAATCGAGAAGTCGGTTTAATTT of Leptospira sanjuanensis contains these proteins:
- a CDS encoding helix-turn-helix transcriptional regulator; this translates as MIENNLKSQQNDARENIIGLLRSKVGTDNAKTIDSRIEKILPSLRTEMDELSLSEVANFAQLSPSRFRHLFKEETGISFSSYKLWLKTQKAVRLLITNKDIINAAHAGGFFDQPHFSRILKRSFGLSPLEMKKNPHFELKIFS
- a CDS encoding DsrE family protein, which encodes MKLGIVIYSVEPETVYNAFRIGNHALKKGDSVRIFLLGAGVEVVKLKSEKFKVEEQIDSFRVGNGEILACGTCLDLRETNGGESCRYSNLADLYEIIESSDKILSF
- a CDS encoding MBL fold metallo-hydrolase — its product is MKIKYLFIGLLSAVLLFGAFLAVKLYKLKQSVLAFENKWEKREIIKQKRISFTETLTVLPLVNWHKSDSALKSEMGVSYLIQTDQETILFDLGQNKDQESPSPLEWNMKLLRVTLEKIDTIFLSHSHFDHVGGRTFERLGSFSLGNTQVSLKDKKIYSPVDLKYPDAVVTTIHGPQEIGTGIASLGPISRALFIGNIEEQALIVNVKGKGLVIFSGCGHQTLSKIISRTKESFDTPIYGIIGDLHYPIPDGRMIFMGLNLQSIFASGNGPLDQITEEDLNSDIELLKKENIKLFALGGHDSSDAVISRMEKIFGEKYKRVMIGSIIEVAK
- a CDS encoding efflux RND transporter permease subunit; translation: MLNRLLNTVLNNSILSIGIVLFLFIYSFFTLKEVPIDAVMEGATSRIRPVIMTALVASFGFLPMAFGSGLGSEVQKPLATVVIGGIISSTILTLVILPVFYYWLEKE
- a CDS encoding YeiH family protein: MIDSYLKKARDTFPGLALIAFLGLISESITSTLNLGFSSMLIGLSIGVLIGNYVGISKKFKAGVDFSVTSLMRMSVVLIGFRISIEELISLGFATFLLDVLVVFFSLGFSYWISIKYFKFDKDFSCLLAIGSSICGASAIVAASPLLKTESFKSSTAISVVTVCGTISMILTLVFANYDIFGALNHDDIGVLLGASIQETGQVVTAGYSISVNAGDKAVITKLARILLLAPVLILLNYYFLKDGNSTNQGYKSIKIPGFVILFLLVVLSSATEIVSHDARTKLSGLGTFLLLCGMIGVGFNSNLIRIVRLGFKPIYAGLLISGFMISVSIALIFLFKTI
- a CDS encoding heavy metal translocating P-type ATPase; translation: MNHKRNNQGGGGSDSCCSPGLQSEIKNDRNPSESEKSSESSFRMFLPVTVSFVLLILGITFDAYFSESFFRGWVRLGFYFLAYLPVGFPVIKEAFENLIRGEVFTEFFLMSIATIGAFYLEEYPEGVAVMLFYSIGEVFQNLSVQRAKLNIKNLLDQRPDRVFVVQRNETFEKKASDALIGEIIQLKPGEKLALDGELLSDSANFNTAALTGESKPDMKRKGQIVLAGMINLTSVIEVKITTAYQNSKLSKILALMEEATTQKAPTETFIRKFAKIYTPIVVFLAIGICILPYFVTNHYVFNVWFYRALIFLVISCPCALVISIPLGYFGGIGAASKNGILVKGSNYLDVMATVQNVVMDKTGTLTEGIFEVQEARFQPQFERKKILDYLNLIESKSTHPVATAIHNYAGNIDRDLILENVEEVPGFGMKARVDGKEVLIGNFKFLNRNGIEYDIDPAEFVNTTIAVSVDGKFAGYVVISDKIKEDSRKAIEELNFLNIRTIILSGDKLSVVRSVAESIGVREYFGDLLPEDKVEKVKEFKSKNESVAFVGDGVNDAPVAAVSDAGIAMGGLGSDATIEVADIVIQDDKPTKIPMIIKIGKETQKIVWQNISLTFSVKLLVLILGAGGIATMWEAVFADVGVSFLAILNSIRIQRKKFS
- a CDS encoding DUF3703 domain-containing protein → MNFKMPQEFKTAYKRELEKYEESLLENDFQQAWHYLERAHIIGQYHPVSHTGIHFRMLLFGFKTGNAKEILGQSIRMSVGWIGSLLNRIPVGNTGSSSVPIFSPMPIPADLRLLLKDADMESRGLAGLK
- a CDS encoding NAD(P)/FAD-dependent oxidoreductase produces the protein MKRIVIVGAGVGGIVVARELRKKNRNAEIVMIDRSDVHTFAPSLIWALVGKRSPENFQKKIRPKGVNLISESVQSINWERKIVKTDSKEIHYDFLILSPGSELNPDKIPGFQENAFNLYSLEGVMKAKEQLLSSQFNKVTVMISSTPFKCPAAPYEIALLVRSMFLKQKRKITVEIVTPEEMPMSAGGPEAGIQLVEMLKRNGIEYHNRKTVGRIDSQSKELIFTDGESLKFELLLGVPAHTPPSFLKNSPIVSEIGWVKVNANTLLTSLPNVYAIGDVTSIPLPSGKPLPKAGVFAHAQAEVVASRISDELNHRTPQSIFQGEGSCFLEVGDGKAGFAQGKFYSETGPGVQLRAPSFLWHWGKVLFEKWWLWHWV
- a CDS encoding metalloregulator ArsR/SmtB family transcription factor encodes the protein MKPEKTGREFKNFIYSNLAKYGKALSDPKRIELLDLLIQAEKNVELLSKEIGMSVAATSHHLQILKETRLVRDRKEGRNIYYRIEQAGLEIFNTISLAGAEFNAEIKMEMDSFFDGERELNELDYKDFLKQVLSKDVILVDVRPENEYNAGHVPGSLSIPLGDLKSKLDQLPKRKKIIAYCRGKYCVLSKEAVEILRKKGLDAYRIGDGPLEFLNQGIRLTKQGDN
- a CDS encoding class I SAM-dependent methyltransferase — protein: MKVRDSGMPEAAYWDTLFNVPLILDRMKVVETEGEIVEFGSGYGTFTLFLAGKTHNRIFAFEIEGELVLDLHEKASLFDFANILPVERDIIASGTGLEENSVGYVMIFNLLHHDDPVSILKEAYRILKPGGNAGLVHWNYDSSTPRGPKMEIRPKPESIYTWAKEAGFQIESTNPIDLPPYHYGFLAQK